The following are from one region of the Halomonas qaidamensis genome:
- a CDS encoding aspartate aminotransferase family protein: MSLHQDLIERDRKVTFHASTHLRDFAHGDLPGRVIIGGKGINIVDKDGREFIDGFAGLYCVNIGYGRTEVAEAIYKQALELSYYHTYVGHSNEPQIELSERILKIAGMNMSKVYYGMSGSDANETQLKIVRYYNNVLGRPQKKKVISRMRGYHGSGIASGSLTGLKAFHDHFDLPIDTIRHTEAPHYYLRAAEQHGMTEREFSGYCADKLEAMILEEGPDTVAAFIGEPVLGTGGIVPPPEGYWDAIQAVLNKYDVLLIADEVVCGFGRTGSDFGSHHYNMKPDLVTIAKGLTSAYQPLSGVIVGDKVWKVLEQGTGEFGPIGHGWTYSGHALGCAAGLANLDIIERENLVGNSAETGGYFQQQLKATFEGHPLLGDVRGVGLMAALEFSPDAKQRLHFDPALKVGPRVAAAAMEENLIARAMPQGDILGFAPPLTINRSEVDEMIGRAKRAIDRVTDELVRSGDLKTGQQEAAFTI, translated from the coding sequence ATGAGCTTGCATCAGGATCTGATCGAACGCGACCGTAAAGTCACTTTTCACGCCTCAACCCACCTTCGCGACTTCGCCCATGGTGATTTACCAGGCCGTGTTATTATCGGCGGCAAGGGTATTAATATCGTCGACAAAGATGGTCGTGAGTTTATCGATGGCTTTGCGGGTCTTTACTGCGTCAATATCGGCTATGGCCGCACTGAAGTAGCCGAAGCGATCTATAAGCAAGCGCTAGAACTTTCTTATTACCATACTTATGTGGGCCACTCGAACGAGCCGCAGATTGAGCTTTCTGAGCGCATTCTGAAAATTGCCGGTATGAACATGTCTAAGGTTTACTACGGCATGTCAGGGTCTGACGCTAACGAAACCCAGCTCAAAATTGTGCGCTACTACAACAACGTGCTGGGTCGCCCGCAGAAGAAAAAAGTGATCTCGCGTATGCGTGGTTATCACGGTTCCGGCATCGCTTCCGGCTCGCTCACCGGTTTGAAAGCGTTCCACGACCACTTTGATCTGCCGATTGACACCATTCGCCATACCGAAGCACCGCATTACTATCTGCGCGCGGCAGAACAGCACGGCATGACCGAGCGTGAATTTTCTGGCTACTGTGCCGATAAGCTGGAAGCGATGATTCTGGAAGAAGGCCCCGACACCGTGGCGGCCTTTATTGGTGAGCCGGTACTGGGTACCGGTGGTATCGTGCCGCCGCCAGAAGGCTATTGGGATGCCATTCAAGCGGTACTGAATAAGTACGATGTACTATTGATCGCTGACGAAGTCGTATGTGGCTTTGGCCGTACCGGTTCAGACTTTGGTAGCCACCACTACAACATGAAGCCTGACTTGGTCACCATTGCTAAAGGGCTAACTAGCGCCTACCAGCCGCTTTCTGGCGTGATTGTTGGCGACAAAGTATGGAAGGTACTGGAGCAGGGAACCGGCGAATTTGGTCCCATCGGTCATGGTTGGACCTATTCAGGTCACGCACTGGGCTGTGCCGCAGGCCTTGCTAACCTGGATATTATCGAGCGCGAAAATCTAGTAGGTAACTCTGCCGAAACTGGCGGTTACTTCCAGCAGCAGCTCAAGGCCACCTTTGAGGGTCATCCGTTACTGGGCGACGTACGCGGTGTTGGCCTAATGGCCGCGCTAGAGTTCTCTCCAGACGCCAAACAGCGCCTGCATTTCGACCCAGCACTTAAAGTTGGCCCGCGTGTCGCAGCAGCAGCAATGGAAGAGAATCTGATTGCCCGTGCCATGCCGCAAGGCGATATTCTGGGCTTTGCGCCACCGCTGACTATTAACCGCTCTGAAGTTGACGAAATGATTGGTCGTGCCAAGCGTGCCATTGATCGCGTGACTGATGAGTTGGTGCGTTCTGGCGATCTTAAAACCGGTCAGCAAGAAGCCGCTTTTACAATTTAA
- a CDS encoding NAD-dependent succinate-semialdehyde dehydrogenase yields the protein MTLLSTTLVKRLEDPRLFRQYAYIDGKWTHGDAGREEAVYDPATNEVIGHIPLLEAEQITAAVDAAEAAFVHWRALRADERCERLLAWYDLIQANREDLATIMTLEQGKPLPDARGEVEYGASFVRWFAEEGKRTYGETIPSHIPNASLGTIKEPVGIAAMITPWNFPLAMITRKAAAALAAGCPVIIKPANETPFSALALAELAERAGIPDGIFNVVLGDPAEVSKILCSEPRIRALSFTGSTRVGRLLIEQSANTVKRLSLELGGNAPFIVGPDMDPKEAAYAAVSAKFQTAGQDCLAANRILVHESIHDEFVEQFTERMAALTVGNGLHGEVDLGPLIHRQAVEKAASIVDDAISKGATMIAGDQSQAPGDNFFMPVLLTNVTPQMKVWREENFAPVAGITAYSSDDDVIEMANDTEYGLAAYIYTHDIRRIWKLMRALEYGMVSVNSVKMTGPPVPFGGVKQSGLGREGGATGIDEYLETKYYCLGALGSVSGS from the coding sequence ATGACCCTACTATCGACGACGCTTGTTAAACGCCTGGAAGATCCGCGCCTGTTCCGGCAGTACGCCTACATCGACGGGAAATGGACGCATGGCGATGCTGGCCGTGAAGAAGCCGTCTACGACCCCGCGACGAACGAAGTCATTGGGCACATTCCGCTGCTGGAAGCCGAACAAATTACCGCTGCAGTTGATGCGGCCGAAGCCGCTTTTGTTCACTGGCGCGCCTTGCGTGCTGACGAACGCTGCGAGAGGCTGCTGGCATGGTACGACTTGATTCAAGCGAACCGTGAAGATCTAGCGACCATCATGACGTTGGAGCAGGGTAAGCCGCTGCCAGATGCTCGTGGTGAAGTCGAATACGGTGCCAGTTTCGTGCGCTGGTTCGCTGAAGAAGGTAAACGCACCTACGGCGAAACCATTCCCAGCCATATCCCCAACGCCTCACTTGGCACCATTAAGGAGCCGGTCGGTATTGCGGCGATGATTACGCCGTGGAACTTCCCGCTGGCCATGATTACCCGCAAGGCCGCAGCGGCATTGGCGGCTGGCTGCCCGGTAATCATTAAGCCTGCCAATGAAACGCCATTTTCAGCGCTGGCGCTGGCGGAGCTTGCCGAGCGGGCAGGTATTCCAGACGGTATTTTTAACGTCGTGTTGGGTGATCCTGCCGAGGTCTCGAAAATTTTGTGCAGCGAGCCGCGTATTCGCGCGCTTTCGTTCACTGGTTCCACCCGTGTTGGCCGATTGTTAATCGAACAGAGCGCAAACACGGTTAAACGCCTATCGCTGGAACTAGGTGGCAACGCGCCGTTTATCGTGGGGCCTGATATGGACCCTAAAGAGGCCGCTTATGCCGCAGTCTCGGCGAAATTCCAGACGGCAGGACAAGATTGCTTGGCAGCCAACCGTATTCTGGTACACGAATCTATCCACGATGAATTCGTTGAGCAATTTACTGAGCGCATGGCGGCACTGACTGTGGGTAACGGCCTGCATGGGGAAGTTGACCTTGGCCCGCTTATCCACCGTCAGGCTGTCGAAAAAGCGGCATCGATTGTCGATGATGCGATTTCCAAAGGCGCCACGATGATTGCAGGCGATCAAAGCCAAGCGCCGGGTGATAACTTCTTTATGCCGGTGCTGTTAACCAACGTGACGCCGCAGATGAAAGTATGGCGTGAAGAAAACTTTGCACCTGTGGCCGGTATTACCGCTTATAGTAGCGACGACGACGTCATTGAGATGGCCAACGACACTGAGTATGGCTTAGCAGCTTATATCTACACCCACGATATTCGCCGCATTTGGAAGCTAATGCGTGCGCTTGAGTATGGCATGGTCAGCGTCAACTCAGTGAAAATGACTGGACCACCAGTGCCTTTTGGTGGCGTGAAACAGTCCGGCCTGGGCCGTGAAGGCGGCGCTACGGGTATCGATGAGTATTTAGAAACAAAGTATTACTGCCTAGGGGCGCTAGGTTCCGTCTCGGGAAGCTAA
- a CDS encoding Lrp/AsnC family transcriptional regulator — protein sequence MMKLDRYDLKILDILARDGRITKSKLAEAINLSVSPCWERVKRLENAGVIEGYTARINAEVLVPRNPVWVQIELKQHNAESFSRFEALVMQTPEVTECVAVGGGVDYLVKFEARTIDSYQRLIDKWLVSDAGIERYFTYIVTKTVKHEPIGVDCSTSL from the coding sequence ATGATGAAACTAGACCGTTATGACCTAAAGATCCTTGATATTCTCGCGCGGGATGGCCGGATAACCAAGTCGAAGCTCGCCGAAGCGATTAATCTCTCGGTTAGCCCCTGCTGGGAGCGGGTGAAACGGCTGGAAAATGCCGGGGTGATTGAGGGCTACACTGCGCGCATCAATGCCGAGGTATTGGTGCCGCGCAACCCTGTTTGGGTGCAGATTGAACTCAAACAGCACAACGCTGAAAGTTTTTCCCGCTTTGAAGCCTTGGTCATGCAGACGCCAGAAGTAACTGAGTGTGTGGCAGTAGGGGGCGGCGTCGATTACTTAGTTAAGTTTGAAGCCCGCACCATTGATAGCTATCAGCGCTTAATCGACAAATGGCTGGTATCTGATGCGGGTATTGAGCGCTACTTTACCTACATCGTTACGAAAACAGTTAAGCATGAACCTATCGGTGTGGACTGCAGCACGTCGCTGTAG